From the genome of Coregonus clupeaformis isolate EN_2021a unplaced genomic scaffold, ASM2061545v1 scaf1367, whole genome shotgun sequence, one region includes:
- the LOC123486949 gene encoding early nodulin-75-like, producing the protein ASFRSTTQLPPRYHPDTTQRPPRYHPATTQIPPSYHPATTQIPPSYHPDTTQLPPRYHPDTTQIPPIYHPATTQIPPRYHPSNTQIPPSYHPDTTQIPPRYHPSTTQIPPSYHPDITQLPPSYHPATTQIPPSYHPDITQLPPRYHPSTTQIPPSYHPDTTQLPPRYHPDITQIPPRYHPATTQIPPRYHPSTTQIPPSYHPDITQLPPRYHPDTTQLPPRYHPDITL; encoded by the coding sequence agccAGCTTTAGATCTACCACCCAGCTACCACCCAGATACCACCCAGATACCACCCAGCGACCACCCAGATACCACCCAGCTACCACCCAGATACCACCCAGCTACCACCCAGCTACCACCCAGATACCACCCAGCTACCACCCAGATACCACCCAGCTACCACCCAGATACCACCCAGATACCACCCAGATACCACCCATCTACCACCCAGCTACCACCCAGATACCACCCAGATACCACCCATCTAACACCCAGATACCACCCAGCTACCACCCAGATACCACCCAGATACCACCCAGATACCACCCATCTACCACCCAGATACCACCCAGCTACCACCCAGATATCACCCAGCTACCACCCAGCTACCACCCAGCTACCACCCAGATACCACCCAGCTACCACCCAGATATCACCCAGCTACCACCCAGATACCACCCATCTACCACCCAGATACCACCCAGCTACCACCCAGATACCACCCAGCTACCACCCAGATACCACCCAGATATCACCCAGATACCACCCAGATACCACCCAGCTACCACCCAGATACCACCCAGATACCACCCATCTACCACCCAGATACCACCCAGCTACCACCCAGATATCACCCAGCTACCACCCAGATACCACCCAGATACCACCCAGCTACCACCCAGATATCACCCAGATATCACCCTATAG